A stretch of Natator depressus isolate rNatDep1 chromosome 2, rNatDep2.hap1, whole genome shotgun sequence DNA encodes these proteins:
- the LOC141981970 gene encoding uncharacterized protein LOC141981970 gives MAMSADTIEMPALGRPFQLGMLYDCRKDALIPGITLWDLETLQNDVDAKPQSKTDFQIIASDTTEDKASALSVTASLKASFLLGLVKVGGSAEYLSDTKTSKHQARVSLQYSTTTQFKQLTMSHIGRQNVSYPDVFDQGTATHVVTAVLYGAQAFFVFDREVSSSENIQDIQGNLQIAIKKIPLVSIEGEGALRMDDREKAQAEKFSCKFYGDFSLENNPVTYHDAMKVYSTLPKLLGAQGEKAVPVRVWLYPLTKLDSKAAQLVREISLSLIFDIQTALEQLTELDMRCNDAVKNPITTTFPEIKRKIQQFKDLCMQHRQTFQKQLARILPSIRGGGKEEGDLVDILTNKNRSPFNTQQLNEFLDKKEREMNFINSYLSVLKDVDVVSSRNKLDEIVLDPINDFVVAFMFTSLHEEEPYLSDLKLWLQTQFMKNTQDPASASSASEKSKLWFEDKERNQKARKSAKSISDFARVNKSNGKTRFIVASVPDEDNPGASIYLYENGDLVSTNYELPSKPLSLVTDGVRHDHVQLTFKPAAFGRKEISCYRVEYRIIGQENWMAVDTNDKQKTFTVTGLRANTTYQFRYAAVSKPGFSGSSDVSDPVKMLPTSPPGKPEKATVESSAIDLTWESPSVIGDGVSIREYKVEYKEEAEGERHEGKDKWLERRTGKRAEFCTIDGLRPQTSYRFRVSAVCADGTVSHPGEEGSISTTGEELRTLAQDFFKKSALIEKGQPSVYALPIEKAEFDSNATHPKYRLGKENLQRPNKVIMVLGATGSGKTTLINGMINYILGVQWEEEFRFKLIHETTNRSQAESQTSEVTAYEVNYKNGFKVPYSLTIIDTPGFGDTRGIEQDKEITRQIREFFSTRGAVDHIDAVCFVVQASLSRLTHAQRYVFDSVLSIFGKDIKDNIQILITFADGQAPPVLEAINTADVPCARDAKGNPIHFKFNNSALFACNAGADEGSFNFDEMFWKMGAMSMETFFESLVKLETRSLTLTQEVLRERKELETAVEGLQPQIKAGLTKLEELRQTQRALEQHQGDMEANKDFEYEVEKTVPVQEDISGTGQYITNCQQCHYTCHYPCGIPNDDGKRGCTAIDGKTGHCTVCPGKCAWNIHFNQKYKWEYEVVKEKQTYAQLKEKYEKASGEVLSTKSVVEKLSQEYAAVEEILMKLIDKSSRSLQRLQAIALKPNPLSTPEYIDLLIMSEEQELKPGYQERIKSLREVREVAEIIRKIANKEALLPGEKDLYKKLEEKQSKLKKFVKGKLDIVKSWFR, from the exons ATGGCCATGTCAGCTGACACCATTGAGATGCCGGCTCTGGGCCGCCCTTTCCAGCTGGGGATGCTGTACGACTGCCGCAAAGATGCCCTTATCCCAG GCATCACTTTATGGGACCTGGAGACACTTCAAAATGATGTAGATGCAAAACCACAATCCAAGACTGATTTTCAGATTATTGCATCTGACACCACTGAAGACAAGGCCTCTGCCCTCAGTGTCACAGCATCGCTGAAGGCCAGTTTCCTGCTTGGCCTGGTGAAAGTGGGTGGATCCGCAGAatatttaagtgataccaagacATCAAAACATCAAGCCCGTGTTTCTCTCCAGTACTCAACTACAACACAGTTCAAGCAGCTGACTATGAGTCATATAGGTCGCCAGAATGTTTCTTACCCTGATGTGTTTGACCAAGGCACGGCCACCCATGTGGTCACGGCTGTGCTGTACGGGGCACAGGCTTTCTTTGTCTTTGATCGGGAAGTTTCCTCTTCTGAGAACATACAAGACATACAGGGAAACCTCCAGATTGCAATTAAAAAGATACCCCTGGTTTCCATAGAGGGGGAAGGAGCTCTCCGAATGGATGACAGGGAAAAAGCACAAGCTGAAAAATTTAGTTGTAAGTTTTATGGTGATTTTTCTCTTGAGAACAATCCAGTTACTTACCACGATGCCATGAAAGTTTATTCCACCCTTCCCAAGTTGCTGGGTGCCCAGGGGGAGAAGGCCGTGCCAGTGAGAGTCTGGCTATACCCGCTGACCAAGCTGGATTCCAaagctgctcagctggttcgtgAGATCAGCTTATCACTGATCTTTGATATTCAAACTGCCCTGGAGCAGCTGACAGAATTAGACATGCGATGCAATGATGCAGTGAAGAATCCGATCACCACAACGTTCCCCGaaatcaagaggaaaatccagcaATTCAAAGATCTGTGTATGCAACACAGACAGACTTTCCAGAAACAGCTAGCAAGAATCCTACCCTCCATCCGTGGAGGTGGAAAAGAGGAAGGGGACCTGGTAGACATTTTAACCAACAAAAACCGATCACCATTCAATACCCAGCAACTCAATGAATTTCTGGATAAAAAGGAACGAGAAATGAATTTCATCAATTCCTATCTTTCTGTCCTAAAGGATGTGGACGTGGTGTCCTCCCGGAATAAACTGGATGAAATAGTACTTGACCCCATCAATGACTTTGTCGTCGCCTTTATGTTCACTTCATTACATGAAGAGGAGCCATATTTATCAGATTTAAAACTTTGGCTTCAGACCCAGTTTATGAAGAATACCCAAGATCCTGCATCAGCCAGTTCTGCAAGTGAGAAATCCAAACTCTGGTTTGAGGACAAAGAGAGAAACCAAAAAGCCCGAAAATCTGCAAAATCCATTTCAGACTTTGCCCGGGTCAATAAATCTAATGGGAAAACTCGATTCATTGTGGCCTCAGTCCCAGATGAGGACAATCCTGGAGCTTCAATTTACCTCTATGAAAATGGAGACCTGGTCAGCACTAACTATGAACTTCCATCGAAACCTCTCTCTCTCGTGACAGATGGAGTCAGACATGACCATGTGCAGCTCACATTTAAACCAGCAGCCTTTGGGAGAAAGGAGATATCCTGCTATCGGGTGGAGTACAGAATTATAGGGCAGGAGAACTGGATGGCTGTGGAtacaaatgataaacaaaagaccTTCACAGTAACGGGGCTCCGTGCAAACACCACATACCAGTTCCGATATGCTGCAGTGAGCAAACCAGGGTTCAGTGGGAGCAGTGATGTGAGTGATCCTGTGAAGATGCTTCCTACCAGCCCTCCTGGAAAACCAGAAAAAGCTACTGTAGAATCATCAGCCATAGACCTCACCTGGGAGAGTCCAAGTGTCATTGGAGATGGAGTCAGTATAAGGGAGTATAAGGTGGAATACAAAGAGGAAGCTGAAGGTGAAAGACATGAGGGGAAAGACAAATGGCTGGAACGAAGGACAGGAAAGAGAGCAGAGTTCTGTACCATTGATGGATTGAGGCCTCAGACGTCCTACAGATTCCGGGTGTCGGCTGTGTGTGCAGACGGGACTGTGAGTCACCCAGGTGAGGAGGGATCAATTTCCACAACAGGAGAAGAATTAAGGACACTAGCACAAGATTTCTTCAAGAAGAGCGCTCTGATAGAAAAAGGGCAGCCCTCAGTTTATGCACTTCCAATAGAGAAGGCGGAGTTCGATTCTAACGCAACACATCCAAAGTACAGACTGGGAAAAGAGAACCTACAGAGACCTAACAAAGTCATTATGGTGCTGGGAGCAACTGGGTCAGGAAAAACCACACTCATCAATGGGATGATCAACTATATCCTGGGTGTGCAATGGGAAGAGGAATTCAGGTTCAAACTAATCCATGAGACTACAAACAGAAGCCAAGCTGAGAGCCAGACATCTGAAGTCACAGCCTATGAAGTTAATTACAAAAATGGTTTCAAAGTCCCCTACTCCCTGACTATAATAGACACCCCGGGATTTGGCGACACCAGAGGGATAGAGCAAGACAAAGAGATAACAAGGCAGATCCGAGAGTTTTTCTCCACCCGAGGAGCCGTTGATCACATAGACGCCGTCTGCTTTGTAGTTCAGGCCTCACTATCTCGTTTGACGCACGCCCAGAGGTACGTGTTTGACTCCGTGCTCTCCATTTTTGGGAAGGACATAAAAGATAATATACAAATCCTGATCACCTTCGCGGACGGACAGGCGCCCCCTGTTCTGGAGGCCATTAACACAGCTGATGTCCCTTGTGCTAGAGATGCTAAGGGCAACCCTATTCACTTCAAATTCAATAACTCCGCGCTCTTTGCCTGTAATGCTGGAGCTGACGAGGGCAGTTTTAATTTCGATGAAATGTTCTGGAAAATGGGAGCCATGAGCATGGAGACATTTTTTGAATCCTTAGTTAAATTAGAAACCAGAAGTTTAACATTAACGCAGGAAGTTCTGAGAGAGCGGAAGGAGCTGGAGACGGCCGTGGAAGGGCTGCAGCCGCAAATCAAAGCTGGCCTGACAAAGCTAGAAGAGCTGAGACAGACGCAGCGAGCTCTGGAACAGCATCAGGGGGATATGGAGGCCAATAAAGACTTTGAGTATGAGGTAGAGAAAACAGTGCCAGTGCAGGAGGACATCTCTGGTACAGGTCAGTATATAACAAACTGCCAGCAGTGTCACTATACCTGTCACTACCCCTGTGGAATCCCTAACGATGATGGTAAGCGCGGGTGTACAGCTATAGATGGGAAGACAGGACATTGCACAGTTTGCCCTGGTAAATGTGCCTGGAACATTCATTTCAATCAAAAGTACAAGTGGGAATATGAAGTAGTAAAAGAGAAACAGACCTATGCACAACTGAAAGAAAAGTATGAGAAGGCATCTGGTGAGGTGTTATCGACAAAGAGTGTGGTTGAGAAGCTGTCTCAGGAATACGCTGCAGTGGAAGAGATATTAATGAAGCTTATTGATAAATCATCTCGCAGCCTCCAGCGTCTGCAAGCAATTGCTCTGAAACCCAACCCGCTGTCCACTCCGGAATACATTGACCTGCTGATCATGTCGGAAGAACAGGAACTAAAGCCTGGGTACCAAGAAAGAATAAAATCACTGAGGGAAGTTAGAGAAGTAGCTGAGATAATAAGAAAGATTGCCAATAAGGAGGCCCTGCTGCCAGGAGAGAAGGATCTGTACAAGAAGCTTGAAGAAAAACAGTCTAAACTCAAAAAATTTGTGAAAGGAAAACTGGATATTGTTAAAAGCTGGTTTAGATAA